GTTAATAAATTGGTGACCGGATGAATGAGGTGGGTAGCGGCTATAACATTTGATGAAGGATGGCATAACAATCATCATGCATTCGAGTTCTCGGCTAGGCATGGACTCGAGTGGTGGCAGCTCGACTTTACTTGGTATCTTATTAAGTTTCTTGAAGCTATTGGCTTGGCCACGAACGTTAAGTTACCTTTTGAAGCTCAAAAGAAAACAATCACTACAAGAAAACATCGGTATTCTGACGGACATTCCGACGGAAAATGAAATCTTCGGAATTTCCCGAGGATTTGGGTTTCCTCGGAATTTCCTCGGAATATACCGACGGAATTCCGAGGAAACATCAATCCGTCGGAATATTCCGAGAAAATTCCGACGAACTAGTGATCGATCGATGCGTTTTTGGACATANNNNNNNNNNNNNNNNNNNNNNNNNNNNNNNNNNNNNNNNNNNNNNNNNNNNNNNNNNNNNNNNNNNNNNNNNNNNNNNNNNNNNNNNNNNNNNNNNNNNNNNNNNNNNNNNNNNNNNNNNNNNNNNNNNNNNNNNNNNNNNNNNNNNNNNNNNNNNNNNNNNNNNNNNNNNNNNNNNNNNNNNNNNNNNNNNNNNNNNNNNNNNNNNNNNNNNNNNNNNNNNNNNNNNNNNNNNNNNNNNNNNNNNNNNNNNNNNNNNNNNNNNNNNNNNNNNNNNNNNNNNNNNNNNNNNNNNNNNNNNNNNNNNNNNNNNNNNNNNNNNNNNNNNNNNNNNNNNNNNNNNNNNNNNNNNNNNNNNNNNNNNNNNNNNNNNNNNNNNNNNNNNNNNNNNNNNNNNNNNNNNNNNNNNNNNNNNNNNNNNNNNNNNNNNNNNNNNNNNNNNNNNNNNNNNNNNNNNNNNNNNNNNNNNNNNNNNNNNNNNNNNNNNNNNNNNNNNNNNNNNNNNNNNNNNNNNNNNNNNNNNNNNNNNNNNNNNNNNNNNNNNNNNNNNNNNNNNNNNNNNNNNNNNNNNNNNNNNNNNNNNNNNNNNNNNNNNNNNNNNNNNNNNNNNNNNNNNNNNNNNNNNNNNNNNNNNNNNNNNNNNNNNNNNNNNNNNNNNNNNNNNNNNNNNNNNNNNNNNNNNNNNNNNNNNNNNNNNNNNNNNNNNNNNNNNNNNNNNNNNNNNNNNNNNNNNNNNNNNNNNNNNNNNNNNNNNNNNNNNNNNNNNNNNNNNNNNNNNNNNNNNNNNNNNNNNNNNNNNNNNNNNNNNNNNNNNNNNNNNNNNNNNNNNNNNNNNNNNNNNNNNNNNNNNNNNNNNNNNNNNNNNNNNNNNNNNNNNNNNNNNNNNNNNNNNNNNNNNNNNNNNNNNNNNNNNNNNNNNNNNNNNNNNNNNNNNNNNNNNNNNNNNNNNNNNNNNNNNNNNNNNNNNNNNNNNNNNNNNNNNNNNNNNNNNNNNNNNNNNNNNNNNNNNNNNNNNNNNNNNNNNNNNNNNNNNNNNNNNNNNNNNNNNNNNNNNNNNNNNNNNNNNNNNNNNNNNNNNNNNNNNNNNNNNNNNNNNNNNNNNNNNNNNNNNNNNNNNNNNNNNNNNNNNNNNNNNNNNNNNNNNNNNNNNNNNNNNNNNNNNNNNNNNNNNNNNNNNNNNNNNNNNNNNNNNNNNNNNNNNNNNNNNNNNNNNNNNNNNNNNNNNNNNNNNNNNNNNNNNNNNNNNNNNNNNNNNNNNNNNNNNNNNNNNNNNNNNNNNNNNNNNNNNNNNNNNNNNNNNNNNNNNNNNNNNNNNNNNNNNNNNNNNNNNNNNNNNNNNNNNNNNNNNNNNNNNNNNNNNNNNNNNNNNNNNNNNNNNNNNNNNNNNNNNNNNNNNNNNNNNNNNNNNNNNNNNNNNNNNNNNNNNNNNNNNNNNNNNNNNNNNNNNNNNNNNNNNNNNNNNNNNNNNNNNNNNNNNNNNNNNNNNNNNNNNNNNNNNNNNNNNNNNNNNNNNNNNNNNNNNNNNNNNNNNNNNNNNNNNNNNNNNNNNNNNNNNNNNNNNNNNNNNNNNNNNNNNNNNNNNNNNNNNNNNNNNNNNNNNNNNNNNNNNNNNNNNNNNNNNNNNNNNNNNNNNNNNNNNNNNNNNNNNNNNNNNNNNNNNNNNNNNNNNNNNNNNNNNNNNNNNNNNNNNNNNNNNNNNNNNNNNNNNNNNNNNNNNNNNNNNNNNNNNNNNNNNNNNNNNNNNNNNNNNNNNNNNNNNNNNNNNNNNNNNNNCCTCGGAATATTCCGACGACATATTCCTCGGAATATTCCGACGACATATTCCTCGGAATATTCCGACGACATATTCCTCGGAATATTCCGACGACATATTCCTCGGAATATTCCGACGACATATTCCTCGGAATATTCCGACGACATATTCCTCGGAATATTCCGACGACATATTCCTCGGAATATTCCGACGACATATTCCTCGGAATATTCCGACGACATATTCCTCGGAATATTCCGACGACATATTCCTCGGAATATTCCGACGACATATTCCTCGGAATATTCCGACGACATATTCCTCGGAATATTCCGACGACATATTCCTCGGAATATTCCGACGACATATTCCTCGGAATATTCCGACGACATATTCCTCGGAATATTCCGACGACATATTCCTCGGAATATTCCGACGACATATTCCTCGGAATATTCCGACGACATATTCCTCGGAATATTCCGAGGAATTTCCGACGAAAAAAATCCTCGGAATATTCCGAGGAAATTCATTTCCTCGGAATTCCGTCGGAAATTTCCGAGGGATTTCCGAGGAAAGATGAATTTCCGAGGAGTTATTTCCGAGGACTTTTTTCGTCGGTATGTCGTCGGAATAGCGTTATTCCGACGATATACCGATGATTTTTTCCCTCAGTATGCCGTTGTTTTCTTGTAGTGAATGGCTTGTAACTAGTTGTATTATCGATGTTCTGTCCTATGTGTATGAATAATAAAGTCATGTGAACGAGCCCGTGGTTTGTTAGATAGGGTATATTTAAGTGTGTGTGGTGTTGTATTAATAAAGAACACAAGCTTCAGACGTGAACTCTACTTTTTTTGTCAAGGCTGTTGGTTTTCTCTATTATATACACATACTAGGAGGGTGTCCACGCTTCGCGCGGAATATTGTTTTATTATTGATAAAAAAATGATTTTTTGGATAATGTATTTATGTTGTCGATATTATTTGTTAAGAGTATTATTGGTGTTTTTAGTGTGTTATGTAGAAGTAGGTGATAGGTTAATATATTAAATTTTTTTTTTGAATAATGTGTTGTTGTGTATAGTACTTGCTAGTAGTGAAGTGAGCCTCTAACGTAAAAGAATATTGAATTTCAATAACTTTGCATCTACGCATTTGCTGATTTTAAGATTAACGGTTTCAGCGTCAAAATTGTATTATACTTTTTTCATATTTTTGAAAATTATAACTTTTAATATGTTTTTTACGCCCTCCTCAGATTTTGACCTTAGGCCGTCACCGTCTATGTATTTCGTTATCTTTCTGGTGTCCGGTGCTTCTCACCATCACCGGAAAAAAATTCACATATTTCTCTTGTTCTTTCTTTCCTTTTTCACCTGTGAGTTTATATTGTATTTGTTGTAGATCGGGTTTATGAGTTTTTCAGTTGTTCGGTTGATTCTCACGGCATTGTAGGCTGTTTCAGTTAATATTGACTGCTCCTCTTCTTCCTTAGATTGGGTCAGAGTTTAGTCGTCTTTGATGTTTTATTCCTTGTCGTTGGCTTACCGTCAATAGTATCTGCTCGTCTTGATTTTCAAGATTTTTTTTTGGTGTTCTGACTTCTATGTTCTCTTTCATAGCTCGAGTACAGCTCCGTAGTTTGCTGATTTCGTTTCGTCTCCTTTTCCCTATCTATTTTCGCATCTCTTTGCAGCTTTCACCGCATCTATGGTGGCTCTCCCTTTTACCATATTTGCCACTCGAGGTTTAGATAATGTTTTCGTTCGTGTATGCTATGTGGGCTTGGAAAGTTATTTTTGGTCTCAAGTTTAGTCTCTGATTTTTCGGTGGTTGTCTTCCATTCTCCCTCTTTCAAGTTATTTCTTTTCTTTCCATGTTTCCCTAGGTATAGGTGTGCGGAGTTAGTCTCTTGGAGCTTTGGTCCCTTCTATCCAGAGCGTTGTGGTTTTTCACTTGCATGACCGTCTTGTATGTTTTTGTTTAGTTTCTGAGGTGTTTCTTACCTTTTAGCTACTGGTTGTGATTCCGGTGCTTTAGGCATATATCTTCGTGCTCCCGTTGGCCCGCTTTTTTGGTTATTTGCGTTGGTGCTCTAGTTTATTATTCTTAATTTGATTATCTTATGGTATTAATAGTGAACTAAATATATAATTTGTAAATGAAATAATAAAAATTAATAAAAATAATAAAATGGTGAAAGTTTATGCTATTTTAGTTGTGAATAAATTAAATATTTAAAATATATTTTATTTATTCTTGAATTTCAGAGACAATAAGTGTGAGAAGGATTATTTAGTACACAAATAGAAATTGATGAAGCAAATTGCAATAATCTGAAAAATAAAGATTTAAAATACAAAAATATATGAAGACACATGTCAACAAACCTCTTTTCCACATGTCATAAGAAGGAAAAAAACCAACTTTATATATATAGATGGTATTTCACAACAACAAAGTTTCTCAAGGCTGTTGGTTTGGTCACTAATGTTAAGAATACCAATGAAGCCTAAAGGAAGAAAATGGCTTTGGTCTGATCCTTTATAACAGCTAATTCCTTGCATAAATTACCTTCTAAGATTTTAATAATTATCTTTGATTCTGCTCCTCCAATTTCGAATAAATCCCTAGTTCTTTTCAACAAATAAGAGCTTTGTCATTAGCATGCCTCCAAGAAAACTAACATTTCCAGCATTTTTGAATTGCTAATCAACTCTTTATCTACAAACCAAATCTAAAAAAGATACTGTTGGGAAAGAAACTAAATCTCAAAATAAACCATTTTAAAAATAAAAGCGCACTAGACTTAATGGAAGACACTACTGCTTGCTTCACCTTTCACCTACTATGAATGTGAGAATATATAAACCTACAATCGCAGAGCTCTCCTCTCAAAGTATATAAATAATAACTTGGGAGGCTGCATCATGGTGGTGCAGATCTTTGCTGAATACAGACCTCACCTCACCTCGGCTGTTGATCTGATCCTGGTGCTGCGGAGACACTTGGTCCTGCACCGTTCTCTGGCGGTGGAGACATCCCCCACTTCCCTTCTGGTCCTGGTGGTTCGATCACGTGAACACCACCATCTGTTAGTCCAACTGCAAATTGATTTGGTTCAGAGGGATGGGCTGCGATGGTGGCTGGATATACTCTCGAGCTGTTCAACAGAGAGTAGGTGTTATTGATGTTGCATAGGCCAATGGTCATAAGTCTGATAACAGCAGGGTTCTTACCTCGGATTTGAAGGCAAATATGAGTTGGGACCAATGCGGCACTTCAGTTGCAATGTCGTAGCCGTCAAGATACTCACACTTCCATCGTCAAAGGCTGCGTATATTGACTGGCTATCACACGAGTATACAGCATCCGTCACTGAACCACTTGATTCCTTCAGGATCCACTATATATTCAGAAGAAAAAAGAACCGATCAAGCCTTGAAGGACACTGAGAAAACATTCAACGGTCTAGAGATATGGATGTAGCAACAAACCTGCTTCATGCTCTCTAATTTAGGAGCCTCATATATAGCTAACTGGCTGGCATGGACCACAAGAACATGTGTCTGGTCTTGATGGAACTGAACGCGTGTATGAGCAAGTGGGTTTGGCGAATGCCCGTTGGGAATTTGTATCTGTTTGCTAGCTTGCTTTTCCCATCCATCCATGCTCCATACACAAAGCTATACACACAAAACCAAAATTACTTCGGAAAACTGTGACAAGATCTTTATCTGAACATAACTGGAGCCAATGTAGCATATAAGCATACCTGGGAATCAGCACCAGACGAAACAAGTACATTTAGAACGTTTGAGAATGCTAAACCAGTCACTCTCTTCTGATGACCTTTCAGTTTACTTTTAACCTACATGAACCATTACCAGGCAAGAGTTTTAAAAACTATTTGTTTCTTTAATACTTTTAGATAAGTCAAGATACCTCATCCACTCTGACATTGTAGATTTGAATAGAAGAGTCGTCCATTCCAATGGCAATAATGTTATTGTCTTGGGGATGGAAGGCAAGGGAAGTCGCTGCTGGAGGAGGCGCCATGAATGTGGTCATCGTCTGCAAAAAAATAAACAAAGAAAATCTGAGCATATGCAAAGCTTGTACCCCAAAAGATGAACAGGCGTAACATAGAAATGGAGGGACCTTAAAAGTCATCATGTTGAACAAGGAAATTTTTCCTCCAGAGGCTGACATGACATAGGAATCATTCTTTGAGAGCGCAAAGCATGGAACTACATCCTCTTTGCTTCCCTCGCGTGTGTCATTTGTCATTACAACTCCACTAGATGGCTGCCAAAGCTGTGGTGGGATATTGCTATTGGCCTAAACAAGCAAAAACAACATAAGAATATATAATTATGAGTTTAAGAATCACCACTAGATGTTGAAACACACTGGATATGGTGTACCTTTCCCAAGAGATTCCGCTCATTCTTTTGCCATTTCCATAGTTTATGCAAAGCATTTTCAGCCAATGCCAATATAGCACTTCCAGAATTTGTATATATTAACTTAACAACCTGCATCCAGATACAAGAAGATGACATCATGCCAAAGATAAGAATAGAGAGAGTAGCATGTTTGGGATATTTTGGATACATACTCTTGCTTGTATCAGGCTGTCAGGAAGCCGCAGAGTACGAAGATGGGAACGTTCGCTGATCTCTGTCAGCTTCCAAATCTTTGATTTCTCTGGATCATCAGGGATTCGTGGTTTGACATCTGGCAGACTGCGATTATCTCCATTCTAAAAAACCAACAGATTGTAAAATAAACTTGGTAGGAATTCAAGAAAGAGCCAATGTTTGCCTTTGTGGCATTTGAATGAACTAGTAACAGTTCCATTATGATCTCTGCCAACTTCACTAGAGAAACAAGTGGACATTTTAAATGGTCAACTACCTCCATTGACTTAATATGTAGATATCTAACCGAACAAAATATAACACTTCACAGGTGGGATTACCATTCCAGTAACAGAAGCCCCTGGTCCACTTCTATCAGCCATTGATAGACTCATTCCAGTGCTTGAACTTGGAGTTCCAAATGCTCCAACAATAGGACCCTATTAGCAAAATCATGCATTTTCAGTTTTTTTCCTTATGCAATAGCACCATAGCACCCAGATATAGCAGAACATATAAGATATGATGACACGTTTTTTACCTTTGCAACTGACCCAGGAGGAGCTCTAGAGCTTTCAAGGCCACGGTTTGCCATTGAGTGTAAAATTCTGGAACCTTCAGCATTCGCTAGTATCTTAATTCCATTCTCAGTAGTTGAGACCGCCAGCAGAGTTCCTTCTTTATTGATCCTTAAGCAAGGGGAAGACTGAAACTATTACGTTAGCAACCATTCCTTTTAAAGGTCAATTAAACCAATAACTGAGATCAACATATAGAACATTACCGGCAATCCCCCGTCTGCATGTGTTGTAGTCAAGAGATCAACACTATCCATATCCCAGAATTTGACTTGGAACTCATCACCAGCTACCAAAAATTTATTCTTCATGGTATCAAACTGAACAACCCCCACAGACCGTTTCCCCAGTCCATGGTAAGTCCGCTTCACAGCTCCCTCACTTTCATTCCATTCAACAATGAATGATTCCCCCTCCTTACTAGTACCACAAGAGAACAATCTACAACAAACGAGAAGATAAAAGAGACATGAGTTAAAGGATGAATAAGTTAGCATAAAAGGATGGCAGTGAGTCATTTACCTAGTTCCATCAGCACAATATGCCATTGCCGTGCAAGATCTACCGGGGGCATCATAATCCACTCTAGAACCCATGTTGTCATATAACCAGGCCTTTATTTTCCCATCAACAGCAGTTGAGAATATAAACTGACAGAAAGCAAAAAAATTCCATCACAACAATCTCAAGGGCCAAAGAGGGTAAAAGTGAAGCTTGCGCACATACTAAAAATGTAAAGCAAGAAGCATAAAATTGGACACATCACTATACAGCAAACCACAAGATATTATCACAAGAAAGTGAGTTTCAAGCTTATACATTGGAAACAGAATGTGGCTGCAGGTGCTTCTAGTACATGTATTTGTTCTTTTGTAAAAAAAAATATAACTAGGCGTAAGATGGAAGTTCGAATTCTAATTGAGCAGAAAACTCCAGTTTTCATCTTATGGAATGCCCTAAAGAGCAGGAGACATTTCATGCATATTAGACTACCTGAATATTCTCTTTCTGGTGTGGGCACACGGAATAAACAGGTGCATCATGACCTTCAAATGTGTGCAATTTATTTCCAGTAACAGCATCCCAGACCTGTATAAAAAGTATTCAATAAGCTGGATGCTCCAATTATCCAACTCTGAAAACATATTCCAGGATTCAAACCTTTATTGTCTTGTCTTCTCCACAAGTCACAAAACACAACTGCTGGTTTGGCAGGGAGAAAGCAAGATCGTTGACATTACCAGCATGAGCATCAACCTATAACGGTAAACAAACAAACAAACAAAAGCAAATATCAAAGATCTAAGAATGCTTCTCAGTGACAAACACAAATAGGGACCCAAGCCAATAAGACAATAATGGTAGAATCCTACAAATAAAAACAATTGCATAAACCATGGAATTATACATCGTTCTAGTGAACAGATTCCATGCCTATGTAATCCACATATAACAATAATAGTTCTAAAAAGCAAAAATATAAGCTGAATGGTAACTGACTAGTAAAAGATACAGAGGTTGGTGCAAACTCCACCAAATATAAAGTCCTGAGTCAGGGACAAACCTCTAGATGATTCCGTAGATCATTGCCGCCATGGTATGAATATATATGCACAATATGCTTAGAATATGCGACACCTGAAATAGGAGGTAGACGTTATAATCGCTAGATTTACCACAACGTTAACCAGCACTACACCCAATAGGGACACAAGTAATTGACTCTACAATACGACAGGAACGTCACAGAATGGCTTACCCAGAAGACCTCCATCAGGACTCCAAACAACTCGGTTTACTGCTGCAGTATACTCGCTAGCAAGTGAAGCCTAATGCACAAGAATGAGACCAAACAACAGGTAAGCAAAGGAAAATATGTTCTTGATATAGTATATGGCCATAGTTAAACCTTTTATGAGTTATTTCAAATAACTAGCTATTAACCTTGATGAGTTCCTCACTAGTTCTCTGTAGTTATGTCTTAACATAATAAAAAAACTTCCTACTCGACTATCTTTTAACTGTTACAATATATCAATAAGAAGATGAACCATACCTGAAGATTCGCAGTACAGGAAGCAAGATCCCAAACTTTAAAGCTTCTAGAAACAAGCTTGTCCCTGCTACCCACCTCCCATATTGCAATATCACCAACATTGGTGCCAACTATGAAACCAATGCAAACACAACATTAAAAGCAAGATAAATCAACATATTGTACTGAGAAGATAAAAATACATGCTGTCAGATACAAGTTTTTGCAGGCAACTATGGTATAAACCAGTACAAATTATAGGTGATGCATGCTCCGGTGGAGAAAACTAACCAAGAAGCATCGTTTGTTGTACAGGATGAAAATCCATGCTCTTAATGGCAGAACCCTGACTCAAAACCCTGCTAACATTTTTGGGTAAGTCATCAGTAGAATAAGCTGCATGGGAATGGCTTTGCCCTGGATATGTGACTGGCAAGACATTGACCGGAAGATTATTAACCTGTAGAATGTTCAAAGAAAACTGTGAACTTTTATGATGTTGGGGATGAAACCTTAAGATGAAAAATGAATAAGCAGCCGTTAATACCCCGTCTGATATACCAAAAGGCCTGGGTCTCTTCAATACACTTTCAGAATCCGCTGTCTGATAATCCATTGCCAGGCTATTAGTCGGAGGAGTCCTGGGATGCTTTAGCATAGACACTGTAAGGAGGGAATGTGAAAACAGATTATGATGAGGTATCAAAGGGGGAAACATAATATTACACAATGAGATCTCCACATCATAAACTACGTAAAATGGAAATAAAATCAGTCGTGACAACATTACCAGCACTGTTGGGGGCTCCTAGGCCGATAGGCCCAGCAGAAACAGTAGGGTGTGATACAGATGGATTAGGCATCCATCCAGCAAGGGACGTTGTAAGAGGAGCAGGTGTTGGCTGAAATGGCTGAAACAAGAGATATTCATATATTAAATTTCATGTGCAATAGTCAAATACAAGTAGCTATATCAGACAACACTTACACCATGAGCACCTAATGGTGGGAAGCCTCCAACTTTAGGGGCTGAACCCATTAAATGATTAGTTGCAGGGGAAGCAACATGTGAACCATTTGGATGCCCACAACTATGGTCAATAAAGAGTGTTTTTATATCCGGGTTAGGCCTTGGATTCTTGCAAAGCTGATGCTGCCAGTTCAAACTACAATTTTAGCACAATCACATTCAGTTAGTTTCCCCACCGAAAGAAAAAAAATGAAGAGAGACAATAAGAAAACAAAGAAGGTTGTAGCATAGGTTAAACGCACCTTTGGTTTATTAAGGTTCTCAATCTTGAATTCTTCAAAGTTGGAAACTGAAGTTTGTCCCGGAAGAGAGGATTAGCCTCAATCAGTTTCTTAAGTTCCCCCAGCATAATACCTCTTGCAGACTTGGTATCCCCATACTTGGAAAGCTGCTCATTTTCCCTTGAAAAGGTAACAAGTAAACGGATTATAAAACGAGAAGCAAGAAACACATTATCATTGAAGTCTCTATCTCTTTCACACAAACATAACCCAAGCGCTAAGAAACTA
The DNA window shown above is from Brassica oleracea var. oleracea cultivar TO1000 chromosome C3, BOL, whole genome shotgun sequence and carries:
- the LOC106335258 gene encoding topless-related protein 4, with the translated sequence MSSLSRELVFLILQFLDEEKFKDTVHRLEKESGFYFNMRYFEDSVTAGEWDDVEKYLSGFTKVDDNRYSMKIFFEIRKQKYLEALDKKDNAKAVEILVKELKVFSTFNEELFKEITMLLTLTNFRENEQLSKYGDTKSARGIMLGELKKLIEANPLFRDKLQFPTLKNSRLRTLINQSLNWQHQLCKNPRPNPDIKTLFIDHSCGHPNGSHVASPATNHLMGSAPKVGGFPPLGAHGPFQPTPAPLTTSLAGWMPNPSVSHPTVSAGPIGLGAPNSAVSMLKHPRTPPTNSLAMDYQTADSESVLKRPRPFGISDGVNNLPVNVLPVTYPGQSHSHAAYSTDDLPKNVSRVLSQGSAIKSMDFHPVQQTMLLVGTNVGDIAIWEVGSRDKLVSRSFKVWDLASCTANLQASLASEYTAAVNRVVWSPDGGLLGVAYSKHIVHIYSYHGGNDLRNHLEVDAHAGNVNDLAFSLPNQQLCFVTCGEDKTIKVWDAVTGNKLHTFEGHDAPVYSVCPHQKENIQFIFSTAVDGKIKAWLYDNMGSRVDYDAPGRSCTAMAYCADGTRLFSCGTSKEGESFIVEWNESEGAVKRTYHGLGKRSVGVVQFDTMKNKFLVAGDEFQVKFWDMDSVDLLTTTHADGGLPSSPCLRINKEGTLLAVSTTENGIKILANAEGSRILHSMANRGLESSRAPPGSVAKGPIVGAFGTPSSSTGMSLSMADRSGPGASVTGMNGDNRSLPDVKPRIPDDPEKSKIWKLTEISERSHLRTLRLPDSLIQARVVKLIYTNSGSAILALAENALHKLWKWQKNERNLLGKANSNIPPQLWQPSSGVVMTNDTREGSKEDVVPCFALSKNDSYVMSASGGKISLFNMMTFKTMTTFMAPPPAATSLAFHPQDNNIIAIGMDDSSIQIYNVRVDEVKSKLKGHQKRVTGLAFSNVLNVLVSSGADSQLCVWSMDGWEKQASKQIQIPNGHSPNPLAHTRVQFHQDQTHVLVVHASQLAIYEAPKLESMKQWILKESSGSVTDAVYSCDSQSIYAAFDDGSVSILTATTLQLKCRIGPNSYLPSNPSSRVYPATIAAHPSEPNQFAVGLTDGGVHVIEPPGPEGKWGMSPPPENGAGPSVSAAPGSDQQPR